From Rhodovulum sulfidophilum DSM 1374, one genomic window encodes:
- a CDS encoding PP2C family protein-serine/threonine phosphatase translates to MRPEAHWNGWFLLETGMATDVGCRREINEDDMIARPDLGLWAVADGMGGHAAGEFASQAIVTELSEAGLPASAVDLQARFMERLIRANDRIRAHSAELAAGPIGSTVAALLVHEDSYGVVWCGDSRGYLLRDGHLVQQSRDHTELRAALEAGRITPEEARTWPRRNVITRAIGVGPDPECDIVSGRIAPGDLFLLCSDGLTEHLDDTEIADILLDLPPQAACEALIAETVARGARDNVTAVVLACRSGDDDDEKTAPPL, encoded by the coding sequence ATGAGGCCCGAGGCGCATTGGAACGGCTGGTTCCTGCTTGAGACCGGGATGGCGACCGATGTCGGCTGCCGCCGCGAGATCAACGAGGATGACATGATCGCCCGGCCCGATCTGGGGCTCTGGGCGGTGGCGGACGGCATGGGCGGGCATGCGGCGGGCGAGTTTGCCAGCCAGGCCATCGTCACCGAGCTGTCCGAGGCCGGGCTGCCCGCCTCGGCGGTCGATCTGCAGGCTCGCTTCATGGAACGGCTGATCCGCGCCAATGACCGCATCCGCGCGCATTCGGCCGAGCTGGCGGCGGGGCCGATCGGCTCGACCGTGGCGGCGCTGCTGGTGCATGAGGACAGCTATGGCGTGGTCTGGTGCGGCGACAGCCGGGGCTATCTGCTGCGCGACGGCCATCTGGTGCAGCAGAGCCGCGACCATACCGAGCTGCGCGCCGCGCTCGAGGCGGGGCGGATCACGCCCGAAGAGGCCAGGACCTGGCCCCGGCGCAATGTCATCACCCGCGCCATCGGGGTCGGCCCGGACCCGGAATGCGACATCGTCTCGGGCCGGATCGCGCCGGGCGATCTGTTCCTGCTCTGCTCGGACGGGCTGACCGAGCATCTGGACGATACCGAGATCGCCGATATCCTGCTGGACCTGCCGCCGCAGGCCGCCTGCGAGGCGCTGATCGCCGAGACCGTGGCGCGGGGGGCGCGCGACAATGTCACCGCCGTGGTGCTGGCCTGCCGCAGCGGCGATGACGATGACGAGAAGACGGCGCCGCCATTATGA
- the tagF gene encoding type VI secretion system-associated protein TagF, whose translation MTVAGRASIGLLGKHPGYGDFLRAGLSDGVADGLTGWIDATLAELRDELGQDWGPFWDGAQELRFRVGRAVLGRTLAGVLRPSCDRVGRRYPLLLLTEGAEVAPPTASDASQDLWEALSAHLDGAEPGHGARALLRGLDLAIEAEPAERAAEGPVVWAHRPDGDLGALLRAARPVEAERAELLRAQFWTPGNGPCAAQWLAGTGLPEARALAWMLAGVPCDRGDAGAQQ comes from the coding sequence TTTTTGCGCGCGGGGCTGTCGGACGGGGTGGCCGACGGGTTGACCGGCTGGATCGATGCCACGCTGGCCGAGCTGCGCGACGAGCTGGGCCAGGACTGGGGGCCGTTCTGGGACGGCGCGCAGGAGCTGCGCTTCCGGGTCGGGCGCGCGGTTCTGGGGCGGACGCTGGCGGGGGTCCTGCGGCCCTCCTGCGACCGGGTCGGGCGGCGCTATCCGCTGCTGCTTCTGACCGAGGGGGCCGAGGTGGCGCCGCCGACCGCCTCCGATGCCAGCCAGGATCTGTGGGAGGCGCTGTCGGCGCATCTCGACGGGGCCGAGCCGGGGCACGGGGCGCGGGCGCTTCTGCGCGGGCTCGATCTGGCCATCGAAGCCGAACCGGCCGAACGGGCGGCCGAAGGGCCGGTGGTTTGGGCGCATCGGCCCGATGGCGATCTTGGCGCGCTGTTGCGTGCGGCGCGGCCGGTCGAGGCCGAGCGGGCCGAGCTGTTGCGGGCACAGTTCTGGACCCCGGGCAACGGGCCCTGCGCCGCGCAATGGCTGGCCGGAACCGGGCTGCCCGAAGCCAGGGCTCTGGCCTGGATGCTGGCGGGGGTGCCCTGTGATCGTGGCGATGCGGGAGCGCAGCAATGA